One Drosophila subpulchrella strain 33 F10 #4 breed RU33 chromosome 2R, RU_Dsub_v1.1 Primary Assembly, whole genome shotgun sequence genomic window, CAGCTCCCCATTCAGGATGTACGGCACATGCTGGCGCCTCTCCGGATCGTTTTTCGGCTCCATCTTCTCTTGCGAACCGTTCAAGTTGTCGGACAGTTTCAGTTTCATAAATGGAAATGAACCTTCTAGCTTTCGAGAACGAAGGAATAGGCGGAATGTCAAAGCAGAGGAAGAGATACAGATTCTGTGCTCGCAGGGAATAAAGGAAAGAGAGAGCTATCAAAATGCAACGGTTCTTGGCCAAACGAAGATAGGCAGAACGACGCCAAAAAGGCCCCTACGCACGTCTGAATTAGTACGCTAGTTGGTTTTAGTGTTATTAAATTAAAGGATTTGATGAAAACTCtttgttctttattttttaatcaaattgTTCTTTATTTGATAATTGTCTTAATCCAAGATATCCAAATTAGTAGTCTGGCAGATAAATATctcattattaattattatacaACCTATatttttagttagttttagTATTACTAAATTAAAGGATTTGATGAAAACTCTTTGTTCTTCATTTTATAATCATATTGTTCTTTATTTGATAATTGTCTTAATCCAAGATATCCAAATTAGTACTCTGGCAGAAAAGTATCTCATTATTAACtattataaaaatgattttttaacCATTAaccaataaatcaaatatgtTGTGCCAAGGGTGCATAACATATATTATAAGGACAATTAAAAAAGGACAGCAGTCGAAACACTTAAATTATTATGCACTTTAACTATAATGCtttgttttcaattatttaaattttttaaatatttatctttttttgCGCCAAAAACAGTCTGGCAGTTCTATTTGGGCTCAGAAACCTAGTGGCATCTCTGCTGGTCCACAAAAGTAGACAAGTTGGCAGCACTTTGCCATAGCTAAGAAATAAACAATTGAACTGCCCTCACGTGTTGGCCTTTTAAAGCAAAATAAGAGTTTgcaaacaatattttaactattaggaatcttaaaaaatcataatcaAACGGTAGTTAATCAAGATGTCGGAACTGTCACCAGATGCCAAGCCAAACATATTAATAACGGGTGTGTTTCGCTGATGCTTATCTAAAGTTtatgttttatattaatttaatgCAATTTCAGGGACTCCTGGTGCAGGGAAATCGTACTTATGCGAACGTCTGGCCTCCCAGCTGAAGTTCGAGTGGCTGGACTGTTCCAAAATCGCCAAGGAAAAGGATTTTGTGGAGGAATATGACGAAGAGTACGACTGTCCCATTCTGGACGAGGAAAAAGTGAGCGGGAGCCCCATTATCTAACATTTAAACAACTCGATTGTACTCTTCAGCTGATGGACCACTTGGAGCCCATCATGACCAAGGGCGGCAACATCGTTGAATACCATGGCTGTGATTTCTTCCCGGAGCGCTGGTTCCAAGCCGTCTTCGTGGTCACCTGCCCCAATACAACGCTCTACGACCGCCTGAAGGATCGCAACTACAACGAAAAGAAGCTCACATCGAATATTCAGTGCGAAATCTTCGGGACCATTCTGGAAGAGGCCCGCGACTCCTACAAACCAGATATAGTATTCCAACTCAAGGGAGAAACAAAGGCTGACGCCCATCAGAGTCTGAAAACTGTGAAAAACTGGTATCGTATGTGGAAAAGGAAATAGAAGTGTGATTAGTTAGTACCTTATAATCTTATGTATAAAAGCTTCAACATTTGCATGTAAATTAACAATTATTTACAACAAAGAGAGTGTATAAAATCTGAATCTTAAATGTACAACCTAAACTCGAGTCATCTTAAATCGAAGCGGGCCATCAGGGGCATACATGAAAGTGACTGCGTAATCCAGTGGCTTGTGGTTGTACTCCAGTTTGTAGTTTCGCAGAAGCTTGGCCAGCAGTATTTGCATCTCTAGATCGGCGAAGCGGCGACCCAGACACATCCGAGCTCCATATCCGTATGGCAGCGAGGCGAACGGGTGCAGTTTGCCCGGAGTTCCTCCGTGCTGTGGCTTCAACCATCTTTCTGGTCGGAAAGTCGCCGCGTCCGTCACGTACTCCTCCATGTTACCAGTGACAATGGTGGGAAAGACGGCCTGGACTCCCTTGGGCACCTGGTAGCCACAGATCACGCTGTCCTCCATTAGAGTTCGTCCATTTCCAATCACCGTACTGTACATCCGGAACACCTCCTTGATGAAAGCCTTCAGGTGGTGCATCTGGTCCAGCAGCGGAATTGTGAGTGGTGTGTTGGGATCCGGAAGTAGTCGCTTTAGTTCCTCGTGAACCTTTTGCTGCTCCACTGGGCGAGTGGCCAGCTGGTACAACATGGAACAAACGGCCATGGATATCTGAAAAATGATGTTTATTAGATTTTAAAGTTATCGTCTCCGATTCTTCTAATCTTACGGTATCTATTCCGACTAGAATCAAATCAAGGGCCATTATCGTGGCTATCTTTTCGTCCTTCTCCGACAGGATCACCTTTTCCACCAGCGAAGGCTCTCCGGCCCGCAGGCTGGGATCTTGGGTCTTTAGTCTCTCGGTGGCACTCTGTATATACTTCATGCAGACACTTAAATACCATGGAAATTAGTGTTTGTggctaacatttttttggaatGTATTTACCCCACAAAGAAGTTCATGTTCTTCACATAGCGCGTCCACAGAGGCGTGGGAAAGTATCGCCAATAGGGAGCTTTCAGTTCCAAAGTGGCCACATTGCGCAGGGCATACTTGGCTGCATCAATTATTTGCTGGGGCTCCGAATCCGGCTTAAGATTCGATTCCAGGCAACCCAAACGAGTGTCCAGGGCCACGCGACCAATGCCTGATGATTACAAATTGTGGGTCAAATGACGGCATTAAAAGGCATTTACGCTTAATAATTACATTCCAAGGACCACTTGTGAATCTCATTATCGAAATCTTCGGGCAGCTCTTCGTTTTCGTCCAGCAGGCTTTCGCAGCGCTCCAGGAAATCTTCGGTGATGACCTCCAGGGGCTGTAAATATCGCCGGATGGTGGACAACTGCAGCACTGGCTTCTGGACACGCGAGCGGAACTCTCGCCAGGGCTCTCCGTGCCTGAATAGAGGACgaataaattacaaatttaacAAATTGCAAAACGCCACCTACACTCCGACCACGCCGCCAAGCTCCCCGAAGAAATCCTTGCGCACCACGCTCTTGTACTTCACCAAGCTGGGCATCGAGGGACGGAAGGGAGTGGGTCCCTCGCTGCGATAGCACTGGAAATTCATCAAATTACTACAGCTTAATATCCGACAACTGCGGGCAATTTGTACGGTGCCAGAAATTTGTGTAATGGCTTAGTGCCTTCGTGGTTCGCTGGTCAAGCGGAAAGACCCAAGCCACAGGCGTGCCGTTGAAGCTTACCTTTTCAATTTCGTCGGCATCGTAGATGAACAAAAGGTCGGGCCGTCCTATAAGACCTCCAAAACGCACAATTCTGCCATAACGATCGTGCAGCAGCGATGATATTTTCGCCACATCCGAGATGGTGTATTGACCAATTATTGGCATCAATCTATGGAATAGTCAAGGTTAAACAAATCTCTATGGCAATGAAAGATGCATTGACTTTTTCCAATGGCGCAAAAATATGATTTGTGAGCAAAATTCGTCAGCGTGCAGCAAAATTTCACACGTTATTAGGGCGACCTTGAATTCGACGCTAATTGAACGCTAATTAACTGGATGACGTGCTGTCCAACGCATTTTAACTTTAGGCTTACGATTAGACAGGTGTAAATTGCTGGAATCCCACACGCATATTTAGCAAGAATCGTTAGGAAAACCAAATTTAGAGCCGCCCATAAATATTTAGTTAGCATACATCAACGTTAAACAGGGGGGTATGAGAAACACTAGTTGGGATTGCGTGTTTTTTGCACAAAATTCAAACAAATAAGCGGTGGTAAATACGAACATCATCATCATGGCTAATTCAATAATTGTCGAACAAGCTGGCCAAGTTAATTGGGTCAAGTGAAATGGAGAGTGTTTGGTTTTATTGCAATTGCAGTTCGCTGGGAGAAAGCGAACGAGTTTGTGTCTTGAGTCTTTCGATTTCGGTTTCGATTTTGGTTACCTCCAAGTGTTGCCCAGAATGGGAATGGGTTTTGGTCCGGGTATCTGGTTGTAGGGCAGGGCATTCTGCCATTCGGATGTGGAGTGTACTCGCGGGGCACTGGCTTCCTCGGGATCCGCCAGATGAGGACATGTGGCCACGCCCGTGGAGTTTTCGCGGCTCTCCAGGCGCCTGGAACCTGCCCCACCAATCTTGGACACACTTCGTCGCAGATTGGGATTCGAGGCCGTGGACCGCCACGCTTTCATGGGAAGCTTATTCATCTTTTTGGGGCCGACAAAAGCCGTAActgatttaaattcaaatcaGATTTCACTGGTCGTAAGCCTCGATTTCCAATTGTCTTCTGTTGACGTTGACACACTGAGATCCGCGGGGCAATGAAACTGGCTTCTAGCGGGAACCGCAATCAAGTTCCACACTGTACGGCTGCCTGGCACAAACTACTGGCAGCTCAGGCTTCAGCGATCCAAACAAGCTGTGTGTTTTGATGGTCTTGAGTCGGCTCTCTTCGCGGACTTAAAAGAGAAAGTGCTCAGTGCTCTTAGGCCTAAGATTTTCGCTTTCAATAATGGTACTAATAGTATTCTGATATTATCTGCAGAGGAAATTTTAAGCTCTACTCAAAAAAGGTTCATATTTCTTATTATTCCAAACGTTTTTTCTATGTGCAGTTACATTAGTATAATGTCAGTTGAAAGGCTCACCTTAGTATACAATTTTTAGGGTCTTTCTATATATTAAGTTATTATAGtttaccaatttttaacaccCCCTCCTCCCATTTATTTAGTAAAAAATGGGTTTGTTTCGCAGGCGTAATAATTTGGCTGACACCCCCTCACCCCTTTGTGATTACCTAATATATGCCTTCCAACGACAAGTGACAGCTGCCGTACTATTAGTTTTTaagataaaacattttcagtGAAGCATCATTAGTTTGCATAAATTCGGTTTTAAATTGCTTCCCCACAAGTTCtgcaacaaaatattattttctacacacttaaaaaaaacaatgtaAAATCGACGTAGAAAAGatgtaatgttttatttttggagaCTTTTACGTATTTTGCtgtttttttaataacaaaatgGTAGAATATCTGTTTACGAAGTTTTCATGAATTGCGTTGTTTTATTCTTTTAGCAAGGATATACAATTAATATCgattcaatattttttcatacattttttgtatcGTTTTAGGCCGGAAAAACTCaacaaatcaaatttaaatcgtaaaaaattttttttatttttttttgtatttttttgtttttaaaatacaattcTACATTGAATATTACATGTTTTTATACCCCATAacgcaacgcagtgaaggagaaaatccgaccccattaagtatatatgtatattcttgatcagcatcacttgacgagtcgatttagccatgtccgcctgtccgtccgtttctacgcaaactagtctctcacttttaaatttatcgggtatatagtatataagtcggaaccacccggatcggacaactatatcttatagctcccatcggtgttttttgacatattatcttatattattgggaatataattttttgtatttttaagaattttgaattaaatttaataattataactgcaagggtatacaaacttcagCTTgtcgaagctaacttccttccTTGTTCAGTATGTGTTTTTATACCTTTGCAGTGGGTATTATACTTTTGGTCAGATGTTTGTAACGCAGTCAAGGAAATGTTTCAGACTTTTTAtagtataaatattcttgatcagcatcattAGGCGGGTGATATAGTCATGCCCGGTTGTTTCCACACCGTTTTTGAGCTCAGCTTAAAAGCTTACGACTTGAAACTTTTGCgcctttatttttaaaataataattcgatTGGTATGATGATCAGC contains:
- the LOC119551499 gene encoding adenylate kinase isoenzyme 6 homolog; translated protein: MSELSPDAKPNILITGTPGAGKSYLCERLASQLKFEWLDCSKIAKEKDFVEEYDEEYDCPILDEEKLMDHLEPIMTKGGNIVEYHGCDFFPERWFQAVFVVTCPNTTLYDRLKDRNYNEKKLTSNIQCEIFGTILEEARDSYKPDIVFQLKGETKADAHQSLKTVKNWYRMWKRK
- the LOC119551497 gene encoding probable cytochrome P450 301a1, mitochondrial, which encodes MNKLPMKAWRSTASNPNLRRSVSKIGGAGSRRLESRENSTGVATCPHLADPEEASAPRVHSTSEWQNALPYNQIPGPKPIPILGNTWRLMPIIGQYTISDVAKISSLLHDRYGRIVRFGGLIGRPDLLFIYDADEIEKCYRSEGPTPFRPSMPSLVKYKSVVRKDFFGELGGVVGVHGEPWREFRSRVQKPVLQLSTIRRYLQPLEVITEDFLERCESLLDENEELPEDFDNEIHKWSLECIGRVALDTRLGCLESNLKPDSEPQQIIDAAKYALRNVATLELKAPYWRYFPTPLWTRYVKNMNFFVGVCMKYIQSATERLKTQDPSLRAGEPSLVEKVILSEKDEKIATIMALDLILVGIDTISMAVCSMLYQLATRPVEQQKVHEELKRLLPDPNTPLTIPLLDQMHHLKAFIKEVFRMYSTVIGNGRTLMEDSVICGYQVPKGVQAVFPTIVTGNMEEYVTDAATFRPERWLKPQHGGTPGKLHPFASLPYGYGARMCLGRRFADLEMQILLAKLLRNYKLEYNHKPLDYAVTFMYAPDGPLRFKMTRV